One genomic window of Vulpes vulpes isolate BD-2025 chromosome 11, VulVul3, whole genome shotgun sequence includes the following:
- the DDIAS gene encoding DNA damage-induced apoptosis suppressor protein, which yields MNRGRKFLLASVLALQNSNFVYPSCQKCFSRIILVSKRSHCPKCGSTGKAENVSYRYKLSLKIADSNNLFVITVFGSCLDAFFGLTANGLHRYIQDPDEISETLDRDAIHNLLTKAVEICFVGQSFIFGVTNFGNQHGQGSDSNNFLKQCSDHKREVKALVACQIVLPDPGVAGLTVIDYFHQLLQLSDSRKLDGSSQASNSHLLALEQTNSDLSSICGPESSSCFFKSHGRDNFSRFWQASLELTSTLSHLTNDFSALEQSKAIDTLHQNRKHISFAEATGSNRCHDAFQGSWSLISYMDKKSTAQKLSEEVDLQTYQPSAVTSSHEIRVTDSDFSPLKMQEPLESSNKKSFHSAVEINKYSPHELTCHQYHDLDNPFSLQKRSTCCPPSSLRLEEIVSGSQDCDPEIWDDLPFSESLNEFLAFVESEIAITQRDASSRKCHLDNDIDRLHADHSKLSVTSQRTTGDLHTPPIALRLSQATVKVSYSKVLSNCEENPSPTVQKESQSNDTAEAVSISSNGSYISEYLPPNAYLSALFPSSKGSGTIGTLKSTRIPSHKAETILRHTTSESDHSCLNSKYFKRCGVKSLSEMSEKLVTLCSRRYNNVSDLCNLENKQHCRWPKNQSDSFTICRKLTYPLETLCSSPNRSTNTLKEMPCGGINNSTQNYSTGHEGSYNASADLFDDSAKEMDITTEIAKKSQNILLQWGKSLAESHHTESNFSLRSLSKNSNQSSQKLSSQSISASVCTRICSSPPRFQSDSEYDFGDSQDFVPCSQSTPVAGFHQTRIHEMKGTLKNLLAFYTDLDASYKKRQISSENDAQQATPSCPNNVKTPSQKFRSPVKSGIIQPEVFNNSLIAECSESDNEWIPPTTKKVFPSEILGFQAMGLRKCSAACDSPDEKELPRKKLKCVKRIMNSGWLSKDSGLGVGSCSEVQCCFPFSENWPPSMPETKCSWSPELFS from the exons ATGAATAGAGGAAGAAAGTTTCTTCTGGCCTCAGTTCTTGCTCTCCAGAATTCCAATTTTGTATATCCTTCATGTCAGAAGTGCTTCTCTCGGATAATCCTGGTCTCCAAAAG GTCTCATTGTCCAAAATGTGGCTCTACTGGTAAAGCTGAAAATGTCAGTTACAGATACAAACTTTCCTTAAAAATTGCAGACTCAAACAACTTGTTTGTCATTACTGTATTTGGAAGCTGCTTAGATGCATTTTTTGGTCTTACAGCCAATGGTTTGCACAG GTACATTCAAGATCCTGATGAGATTTCAGAAACACTGGACCGTGATGCAATTCATAATCTGTTAACTAAAGCAGTTGAAATTTGCTTTGTTggacaaagttttatttttggagtAACG AATTTTGGAAACCAACACGGACAAGGTTCAGATTCCAATAACTTCTTAAAGCAATGCTCTGACCACAAGAGAGAAGTTAAAGCATTAGTAGCTTGCCAGATTGTTCTACCAGACCCGGGTGTTGCAGGCTTGACTGTCATTGACTACTTCCATCAGCTTTTGCAACTCTCTGATTCCAGGAAACTTGATGGCAGCTCCCAGGCATCAAATAGCCACTTACTTGCTTTAGAACAGACAAATAGTGATCTCAGCAGCATATGTGGCCCTGAAAGCAGTTCTTGTTTTTTCAAGTCCCATGGAAGAGATAATTTTTCAAGATTCTGGCAAGCATCACTTGAACTCACTTCCACTCTTTCACACCTAACAAATGATTTTTCAGCTTTAGAACAAAGCAAGGCCATTGATACTCTTCACCAGAACAGAAAGCACATCTCTTTTGCAGAGGCCACTGGTTCTAATAGGTGTCATGATGCCTTTCAGGGTTCTTGGAGCCTTATTTCATACATGGATAAAAAGAGCACAGCACAGAAGTTGAGTGAAGAAGTTGACTTACAAACTTATCAGCCCAGTGCAGTCACTAGCAGTCATGAAATCAGAGTTACTGACTctgatttttcccctttgaaaATGCAAGAGCCCCTGGAGTCAAGTAATAAAAAATCCTTCCATAGTGCTGTGGAAATTAATAAGTATTCCCCACATGAGCTAACATGTCACCAGTATCATGATTTAGATAACCCCTTTAGCCTTCAGAAGAGATCTACATGTTGTCCACCTTCATCACTCAGACTTGAAGAGATAGTCAGTGGTTCCCAGGACTGTGACCCTGAGATTTGGGATGATCTGCCATTCTCTGAAAGCCTGAATGAGTTTCTGGCATTTGTTGAAAGTGAAATTGCTATAACCCAGAGAGATGCCAGTAGTAGAAAATGTCATCTAGATAATGACATCGATAGATTACATGCAGACCACAGCAAGTTATCTGTGACTTCCCAGAGAACTACTGGAGACTTACATACACCACCTATAGCTTTAAGATTATCTCAAGCAACAGTCAAAGTAAGCTATAGCAAAGTCCTTTCCAACTGTGAAGAAAATCCAAGTCCTACTGTTCAGAAGGAGTCACAGTCAAATGACACAGCGGAGGCTGTTTCTATAAGTAGTAATGGAAgttatatttctgaatatttgcCACCAAATGCTTATCTGTCAGCTCTGTTTCCATCTTCAAAAGGTTCAGGAACAATAGGTACTCTTAAATCTACTAGAATTCCATCACATAAAGCTGAAACTATACTTAGGCACACTACCTCAGAGAGTGACCATTCTTGTCTCAATagcaaatatttcaaaagatgCGGAGTAAAATCACTTTCAGAAATGAGTGAAAAGTTGGTAACTTTGTGTTCAAGGAGATATAATAATGTTTCTGACCTTtgcaatttagaaaataaacaacatTGTAGGTGGCCAAAGAACCAAAGTGACAGTTTTACAATCTGCAGAAAACTTACATATCCTTTAGAAACTCTTTGCAGTAGTCCAAATAGAAGTACAAATACACTGAAAGAAATGCCTTGTGGAGGTATCAATAACTCAACACAGAACTATTCTACTGGTCATGAAGGTAGCTATAATGCTTCTGCCGATCTCTTTGATGATAGTGCTAAAGAAATGGACATTACGACAGAAATTGCCAAAAAGTCACAGAACATTTTGCTACAGTGGGGAAAATCTTTGGCAGAAAGTCATCATACAGAATCAAATTTCTCACTGAGATCACTTTCTAAGAATTCCAACCAGTCTTCACAGAAGTTGTCTTCACAAAGCATATCTGCCTCTGTGTGCACAAGAATCTGCTCTTCTCCACCTCGTTTTCAATCAGATTCAGAATATGATTTTGGAGATAGCCAAGACTTTGTTCCATGTTCACAGTCAACTCCAGTTGCAGGATTCCACCAAACAAGAATTCATGAGATGAAAGGAACTTTGAAAAACTTACTTGCCTTTTATACGGATCTTGATGCTAGCtataaaaaaagacagatttcCTCTGAAAATGATGCTCAGCAAGCCACCCCTAGCTGTCCAAACAATGTAAAGACACCCAGCCAGAAATTCAGAAGCCCTGTTAAATCTGGTATTATACAACCAGAGGTTTTCAACAATAGTCTTATTGCTGAGTGTTCTGAAAGTGATAATGAATGGATCCCTCCTACCacaaaaaaagtatttccttCAGAAATTCTTGGATTCCAAGCGATGGGTCTAAGGAAATGCTCTGCTGCCTGTGATTCTCCTGATGAAAAAGAGTTaccaagaaagaaactgaaatgtgTCAAACGAATAATGAATTCAGGCTGGCTTTCCAAAGACTCGGGTTTGGGAGTTGGATCTTGTTCAGAAGTCCAGTGTTGCTTTCCATTTTCAGAAAATTGGCCACCTTCCATGCCTGAGACTAAATGCAGTTGGTCTcctgaattattttcataa